The DNA region TTTACCGTAGATACTAAGAAAACTCCGAAACTGGACACTGCAAACGAGATACATAAAATCAATGCTATCAATGAGAATACATCCATAAAAATAGGTAACCCAAATGCCAACCAAGCAAAAACAAACATGGCAGTTAATTGTAAAATAGAAACCACCATGGCTGTTCCCATTTTTGCTAATAAAATGTGCAGTGGTTTTACTGGTGCAATTAACAAACGTTTTAAAGTTCCTGCTTCTTTTTCATCTAATAATCCGCCGCCAATGGCGGCAATACTGAACAGCAACATCATAATTGCTGTTCCTCCTACAGCTTGGACCAAACCAGGATGTGCTTTGGTAGAATTTTCTTTAATTATCGAAGTAGTTTTTAACTTCACAGTGTTCTGTACATCTCCTTTTCCTAAATGATGTTTGAACCCTTCTTTTAATACGGTATAAACAATTTGCATTTGTAAATCTCTAGCAGCGTCATATTTTAATTCTATAGGCAAATCTGTATCGGCCGTAACGGCGTCTGAAAACCCTTTTTCAAAAATTAAAACGGCTACATTTTTTCCCTTTCTAACAAGGTCTACCGCTTTCTCTTCTTCTGAAGCAATCAAACGAATGGTTTGCATGGCATTCAAATTTGCAATCAAATCTTTAGAAGCTGTTGTAGCATCTTTATCTACAACCAATACTCCTAATGGCTTAGGAGCACTTTTCTTTTTTCCAACACCACCAAAGGCAAAGGCAAACAGCGTAATCATAATAATTGGTAATAAAAAGGTAACGAGGATTCCTTTTTTGTCTGAGAAATATAATTTTAGGTCTTTTTTTAAAATAGAAATTATCATGGTTGTTGAATTTGGTTGTTTTTGTTGTTTATTAATCTCTTAGTTGTTTTCCTGTTAAGCTTAAAAAGATTGCTTCTAAGTTTACTTTGTTTAGTTGTATGTCTTTGATGGGTAATTGTAATTCATTACACGCGGTAATTACTTTTGAAAGTTCTTTTACTGTACTTTCAACCAATAATTTGTTGTTGGTTTGTGTCATTTTATTAGAAAGTAATTTTTTCAGTTGATTTACATTGCTTTCAGAAAGAAACTCAAACTCAAGTTGAATGCTTTCTTTTGTCTGCACCAATTCTTTCAATTCAGATTGTGTTCCCTGTGCGATAATTCTCCCGGAGTCCATAATTGCTATACGGTCACACAAACGCTCTACTTCTTCCATATAATGTGTG from Aureibaculum sp. 2308TA14-22 includes:
- a CDS encoding ABC transporter permease → MIISILKKDLKLYFSDKKGILVTFLLPIIMITLFAFAFGGVGKKKSAPKPLGVLVVDKDATTASKDLIANLNAMQTIRLIASEEEKAVDLVRKGKNVAVLIFEKGFSDAVTADTDLPIELKYDAARDLQMQIVYTVLKEGFKHHLGKGDVQNTVKLKTTSIIKENSTKAHPGLVQAVGGTAIMMLLFSIAAIGGGLLDEKEAGTLKRLLIAPVKPLHILLAKMGTAMVVSILQLTAMFVFAWLAFGLPIFMDVFSLIALILCISFAVSSFGVFLVSTVKTRQQLQGMSTIIIILMSAIGGSMIPISMMPAFMQKIAVISVNYWGIEGFFDIFWRQLPMLDILPKMAILLAIGLGMTLISTVLFKKNIIAIE